The Periplaneta americana isolate PAMFEO1 chromosome 1, P.americana_PAMFEO1_priV1, whole genome shotgun sequence DNA segment tgatttaaaaaacaaatgaccgactcccttgctgtcaatgaaggacacaaccaaaagacagacgcatacttacgtaatgatactaatattgtgatttctctaagtatgacagggagtgagctaatgttatacgtacacttgtctatttgttagagatatgtgtaaaccgtgaaatcatattttattacgtatcatttgagatcatgccttattggtgtcacttacgatgttccaaccaatcttcgactgctgacttgaaattgactactatttattttaagactgtatttttgtaatatgttttctcatattgcatgaaagacaacttgagttagcttcccctactcaaaatttcatgctatgccACTGGTTAACAGGAATCTATAATAAGACAAACACATAAAATAACGCATCATTATTATCAGGTTTAAATAGTAATATTACGTAATAATACAAAATGACAATTTAAAACTTAAAATCTTGTTATATAGAATGTTCCTTAGAGTGTCCCTCATTTCTTGACTTTTAAATTTTGGAATGCATGAATTTTACCTTCAACTTGTTCAGACTTGCTGCGCTATTTTCGGTTTGAAAACTTTCGGAGAAGGAAGTGtggaacaaattaaaataaaagatgaaaaaaagcgACATAAACATCAAACATTAGCACAAACATCATCTGCTTTTTGAGTTTTCACATCTTCTGAGGAATCCAGCGAGACATTTTCCAGTTGACAAGAAACAAGTAACAGCACATCACACAACAAAATGTTCCAACATGTGCTACTAAACATTTTGTTACACCGAAGCTGATGTATTAGACAAATGTCAAATAAGTGTAAGGGATGCAGTATATGTTCTTCAGGTAACAGCTGAAGCCCTTGGCCATAATGTTGATGAACTTTCTTTTATCCAGTCTACCATCCAACGATCCCAACGAAAAATAAGGAAGGAACGTGCGGAAGCCTTTAAACAAGTATTTAACGAAAACAGCCCTGACTTATGACAGTTCATTGGGCCAATAAACTTTTATCTCCATTAAATGTTAGGGATTCGAAAGAGGAAAAACTGCCTAAAGCTATAACCTATGGAGTCAGCGAACAGTTGCAAAATGATTAAGCTATTCTTATGGAATAggcaaatgaaatgtttaatgcaATAAAAAAGTGGAAATTAGAAGATAAAGTCTAAAGCATTTGCTGTGACACAGCAGCTTCAAATACTGCACGCATTAATAGTGCCTGCATATTAATTGAACAAATCTTTGACAGAGAACTGCTGTTTTTCCCTTGCCACCACTACATTTACGAACTAGTTTTACGTAGtgtatttgaaagtaaaatatcTCAGATTACAAACAGTCctgatattgtttttttttttaactcggaCTAAATTGGATATAGCAAGAAATTGGCGaaattaatatacatttaatttagGAACATATTCATTATAACCTTCACGTGTCAAATGTAAACCAAGCTTATAAATACCTACTTGACTAGTCCAGCTTAGTAATCTAGCAGTCATGCAATGCTAAAACATCTGAGCCACATTTTCCTTTCTGTTTTCTGCATGTTAGTAGAGATGCTTATCTGTAAAGAAAAAGGAACTTGGTCAgcagtaaatctacaacatgggaCATCCTGACATCCTTTTGGAGGATCTCTATCACCTTTGTGATGCAGAGCTTACATACGATCATATTATAGTTAAAGTAGGAAAAATCATATGAACCAGAAGGATGTTTATTTATACCAAGGAAATATGTACATCACTTAAGTAATATAACAATTTATCATTCCTCCACCAAGAGATGGTTAGTTGATTGAACCAACATCAGATTGCAACACTCGACAGTATCTCTCATGTGTTGAAGAAAAATGGGGATGTAATGTACCCAACTATAAAATTATCTTACATGACACAtgatatatattacactttaggcaacaaaataatgttacaaaatattctacaaaaCTGACATCATAACCAAACTGTAGGAAGAAACATGCTTCAGATCTGACAGGCAGGAATCAAGAACTGCTGCTACTTCATCAAGGCGTGCACGACTGCCTTGGCGTTCAGACTCTTGAGGTCTGTGTACGTCTGCCCCGTGCCCACGAACACGATGGGCTGCCCCGTGATGTACGTCATGGAGATGGCGGCTCCGACCTGCAAGTACAGTTGCTGTTATGAACCCAGGTCGTAAGCAAGTGTTTCAATATACAGCAGGAAATAAAACGAGAGGGGAAAATAGTGCAAGTGCAGAGATTCATGCACACATCTGTTCGGCTGTACGAGATTTGCAACCACGAAATCTATGATAAACCATTTCTAAAGTGCCTATTGGTGAGGAGAGGGAATGGGCAGCCACTTTTTAAAGTGCACAATTTGGTACGAGTTTCATTAAAATTTCGCGTTTTCCTCTTCTTGTTAGTTGTCAAATGCTGAGCACTGAAAATGAAAAGATTTTGGATGtcgagtgtgtgaaatggacagacagaataagaaacgaagctgtgttggaaagagtgggtgaagaatgatgctgaaactgatcaggaagaggaaaaggaattggttgggtcactggctgagaagaaactgcctactgaaggatgcactggaaggaatggtgaacaggagaagagttcggggcagaagaagatatcagatgatagacacattaagacatatggattacgtgtggagactaagagggaggcagaaaataggaaagactggagaatgctgggtttgcagtgaaagacctgtccttgggcagaacactatgaatgaacaaacactttatttacatttcattaccTTATCATCAATAGTGTCAAACTTGGTAAGCACTATGCCATCGATGAGGTGCGGGTTCTCAGATGAGGAGTAGTCGGCCATCGCCTGGTTGAACTTTATGAGCTGGTCCACCGCTTCGTTGCCCACAAGAGCTTCGCCAACGAACAGCACCAAGTCGGGTCCGTTCACCTTGATCAACTGCAGGGAGTGAACAGTAAACAACATCCTGTATTTTCAAAGACATTGTGGGCACACCTGAGTTCTTTAATCTCGTGTTCctcttttataaaatgttatcTTATTTGAATAAGATTAGTTTgatttactgtaaatattttcccaatacgtttttacttattttaaattccaGCTCATAAATTTGTGTTATACACGTTgcatattttaaataaagtaacaaTGCTGGTTAAAAGCATTCACTACTTCGTCACCCAAAATTAATTAACCATGTGCATTCAATTGTTAAAACATATTTGAGAACACTTCCAACCCAATTTTCTTTAATTATGGTTATATTTACTTATCATAACCCCTTTTATCGCTAGTACCCTGATTATGTGCAAAATGTATACTTATCTGTGAGGCAAAAAGTGACATGGTGATAATGTATGGTGACAAGTTAAGAACTTTCTGTGTACAGTTTTACCGAACAGTAGAGACACTGTCCATTGTAATTAACTTAGATCATTCTAGAAATAGGTCAAAACTGTAGTtagttttatgaaaatatataactCGAAATGAGGTGCTCAACACACAAATGGCACaacccacaaaattatatttccacttcaccTCTTTGTAACAGTGCACGAAATGCGATGCACAAATGAAAATTGTGCTGAAATCTCATGTAAAAACTGGGAATGACGATTAGGCTGATTTACACTTTGAAAGAAACAATATGAGGAGCTCTTTAAATCGATAAACTCAATATGCAAATTTAGTGGGTTGGGTCATTTGTGTGCCAAGCGGCTCAAATATAAAAGGCAATCTCTGGTACATAAAGATTTCCGCTTTCTAGGCCAACAGATGAAGAGACATGATGATAAGACTGCTATGTCATGTTTAATCTGttaaatctccattaaattttgttgcagaaaatgaaaaatgaattgtGTACCAATTAGTACTAAAACTTCCATAGCAATTTCAAAGGTCTGAAGTACAAAGAACAAGTGTTACCATCTTGTTTCAAATGCCCCTCATCCCCACAAATTAAAAATGCTAGAGCCACCTTGCAAGACAAGTGTTGACGGAACTGATATAATAGCTGATATTAGCATCAGCTTCAAgttgtgttataatttttatcattCCCAAGAGATAATGAGAAAAACAAGCATAATGTTCCTATATATGACATTAATGCCACTCTGGTGCACGCCACGCCGCAGGTGTGCCAACCTAATATGTTCTGGTGGCAACTCAAACTTATTGGCAGGACTAGGTATGATCAAAATGACGTTAATGGCAGGAAATTTTCAATGTGGAAACCACATCACTGTCCCTCATGGTAAGGTATGAAATGTTGAAGTTTTAAAGAGGGACAATAAAAACAGAGTATTAATGAATAAATCAGAGGAAGGAACATAAAATTCAGCTCCTACAATCAGATATAACACggttttagttaccggtacaaaatgaaagagaaaacacTGGGCAAGAAAAGAAGAAGATGGTCACAGTCATGCTCAGTCTAACTACAAGACAGCTAAGGAAAGAGAAGCATGGTTATTTATTTACGATCtttatatttctcatgttatctGTCCCACCTTGGCCAGAGCCCTCATGAGTGGCTCGTTGTCCTGCATGCGTCCGGCCGTGTCCACCAGCACCACGTCGATCTTCATGTCACGCGCAAAGTTGATTGCTTCCATGGCAATTCCAGCTGCGTCTTTTCCTGTAGCAAAGAAAATGGCGTACTTCACACCGGCAGCTACATGCCTCTCGCAGTTAAAACTAGAAAGCAATGGACTTACCGTAGCCTTTCTCATAGAGCTGAACCATTTGCAGGCCACCGTGCTTCTCCGCAGGGTGCAGAGCATTCAGATGTCGAGTGTGCGTGCGCAGCTGCTCCACTGCACCGGCACGAAATGTGTCACAAGCTGCAATCAGCACACGCAGGTTGTTCTCTATCAGCCAGAAACATATCTGCAGCAAAGAAAATGGGCAAAAGTCactaaaaagtgtgtgtgtgtgtgtgtgtgtgcgatgCACCGGCATGAGCTGCAACCAACACACGCAGGCTGTTCTCTTGGCTCGTTACCTGCTAGCACTAGGACTGCTGTCATAGTAAATTTCATTCACGCAGAACCTGCAGTGCAACTTTTAGGTAAAGCACAAAATCCATAAATTCACTGGCCATTCTTGTTCCTGGATAAGCTTGGGTTCCAATCTAAAAGGCTAATTTTTAATTAGCTGTTTAACGATACTGAATCAAGTCCATGCTTCTCTAcaatcaatggaattggtgataatgagatgacTTCAGGAAAAATAAATCAGAGAATGCCATGGCGTTATCTGACATTCGtattacagcggaaagaaaaacaGATAATGAGCCCAAGTAGGATATCAACTcattagtcggcctcggtagcgtagttggtatagcgctggccttctatgctcgaaattgtgggttcgatcccagcccaggtcgatggtatttaagtgtgtttaaatgtgacaggcttgtGTGAGTAGAATTACTGGcttgtgaaagaactcctgcaggacaaaattccggcacaccggcgacatgacataacctctgcaattgcgagcgtcgttaaataaaccataatttaatttatcaacTCATTACTATGCACCATGACAGTATAACCCCTCTCCGAATACCAAAATAAAATGGGCGAAATGAACGAAATCTTTGCCTCACCTTTGCGAGGTTGGTGGACTTGCCCACACCATTGACACCACAGAAAGTCATGACATAGGGGCGCCCGTGCTTCTTGGCTTCCATAGCATCTCTCAAGATGTCGACTCGTTTCTTAGGAGACAGAATCTGCACCAGTGCTTCTGTCAACGTAGTCTTAACAGTGTTTGCAACACTCTCGAAAGTCCCCAACACCTGTAAAGCAAATGAAgcatttccttctcttcttagatcTGATTTCACTTTTGCTTTGCAAAGTGCAaaagtaagtataattttaaaaataagtatttgcTGTTGGGAAAAGTGAGtttattgtatgatattttagGGACtaaatttgaggagaaaaatgtgTTACAAAGATCATCACTAAGTGAACGAAAGCCATGTAATTTACATAATCTTATAAGCAACTAACTCCTATTGTTACTTAAGAAACAAAACAGTGAAgtatgaatacaaaaattatatcaagtaaaaataaataataataaataagtgcatCACAAAGTCTTTGTAAAACAGAAAGGCACAAATAATTCTCGCTCTGCAGAACTTcaaaaaatgaaatttgcaaAGATTGGTAAAACAGAGCTGTGCACAGCATTTAAAACAACTGCACTACATGAAAAGACGTAGCAAGCATTTCCATTATTCACTATGTTAACACATTATACATAAAGACAATTCAGGCTGCTGTCACGTCTCACAACGAAACTAAGATTTCTCTTTTGGCTTGGAATTTTTGTAGATAATGATAATATCTAACAGTGCCAACATTACAAGTTTAGAATAAAATGAGAAGCAAAAGAGAAAATGGTACATGCTAGTTAAGGTCCACCATTATGGTCTGGATTTtgatgatcaaaaagtgcaaaaaaATTACTTACAACCTACAATTACACTTAGAAAATTAAAAACCCAAAACACTTTCAATGAAACAGTAGGAAAGGACTTATAACACTAAGCCTCTACTTCTAGATACTTTATTATAATCTTTACTGACATTCTGTATAGAACGTGCAGGTTTTTCATGTCAGAAATATTTTAAACCTGTTTTTTGGTGCTACTTACACTTCCCACATTTTATAAAAGGGTTAtgtacagaaaaaatatttaagataccgtcaaatgggcaaacttggaacattatcacagggtattttcgttttgtcacagCAACACCAAACTGTAATAGAACCAATGTGCTGCACAACAAAGTAACAAGTGAAGATTATGTTGCCactgtgacaaaacgaaaataccctATGATAATGTTCCAAGTTTGCCCATTTGACGATAGTTTAGTCTTAGGCTGCAAAATACACTTACGAAGTACGCACAGCATTGAGTTAAATACGCACTTTAAAAATGGAAGCTAAACTATATCTGCATAGACTGCAAAATTTTAACAACTATACTTCTGATTATTCTACAATGATTTGGAAATAGCCCTCACCTCAAACATAACTCCCCCATCCAAAGAGTGAGAGAGAGAATCCAGAAAGGGATGTAGCTGCCCCAGTACTGTTTGCTTACAGCcacataattaattttttgtatataaaaaacaatatttcCACAAAGGTTAAGTTTCTTTAGTAGCCATCCCTAAAACCgaataatttatttgttcattttattgaaatGTACAAGCCTACATTACCTTCTGAGACAATGGTgtagtaaaaatattataatagtgTACAGTATTCACGTTTCCACTTCACATTGAaaatacatagtgcatagcaaaaaaaaaaaaaaaaactgacagttAGTAATTATTAGGCAAAGCTAGGAAACATGGCACAGAAACTGAAAATGAACTATAGAATACTACAGTTTAATTATCAGCCAGCTGATTTTGAAGTTTATTATTTTCGCACTAGCAGCAGTATTTCAGAGCAATGTGAAAAGAATGCAGTCCTGTTACAGAGTGCAAGCTCACAGAGTACCCTTTTTGCTATcagaaaaaatatgaacataAAAACGAAACTAAGAAAAGTAACAGATTTCTAGATGATTAGTATAAACATGCTAAGTATGATCACAATTCCGTGCAGGGATTGCATTTTGGTACAGGGTATCTGATTTCTTCCATTCCAATACTCATCATCGTCACTTCCATTCCAATGCAGTACTAAGCACTCACCCTGCCCTCGAGCTTGACTGCCACAGACTCGCACAGCTTGTGAGCAATGTCCGTTGCCACGTTCTTGGTGATCAGGTGGTCCTTCAGCTTGTCCAGCACCCCCTGCATGCCTTCCCGTGTCAGGTTCTTGCTGCCCACCAGACCCCTGCACATCACATCGGCAAGCACTTCAAATACTACTAACTTTTAACTCTTGTGGAGTTGCAGGCAGTATATCTTCATTGCAGCCATATCGTATTTTATAACTAGCAAGAAGAATGGAGTTCTTGTAATGGGGAGGGAGGGCAACATGCACTGCTGAATTCAAATATACTTCGCTCGCACTCTTGCTccctttcatttttatataattttattgtgtttacatATTTTGCTAACACAGTACACTGTGCTGCAGTGTTGCATGCAGGTCCTTGCAGGGCTGTGCAAGACAGAGGAGCAATGACTCAGCAGCAGCGACATACAAACAAAACTGGATGTAATTGCATCAATATAGAAGATAAAAGATGGAAACAAGAATGCCACCCAAAACAACGCAAGTGTAGAAGATGCCAAATAAAAAATGTCAGATACCTGTGGCTAGCTTATAGAATGATGAATATGAttaggattaataataataataataataataataataataataataatacagcaagAATTTTCGGTATTAAAGAAGCCAGCAAggctaaaaataataatgtcagtAAAGACAGATCCTTACAAACCGTCATCTGTCAGTACAATAATGTCTCCTTGCCTACTAAAGAAATTTTACTTATGCATGTGAAATAACCCTCTTGCAACAACACTTCGGAATCATATTGGTGAGGTAGGATCATAGTTtgtataagtaaatatatttgtgaataaatatttttaaatagtattatctataatcttttcgctgtaagaaaaatcctaataaaaacaatatcacgtgactgaagtgaggcttcattggccactgtttggtgccatagattctcagtacgtgttcccgcctactgttgtacattctgtttcatgttaaacatttcccgttattcgtcaagtaggcctaacctcacttcTATGCATCTGTTTGCTCAgggaacatttactttataattattgtaattaaaactcacttaacttattatatacatttaaaactatttctttttctccgtttttgagagggtttccactctatgtttaataaccacacacaccgaggatgcagaagccatacttcagtaccacatggttatgtgaacaactacgagctcaagtaacgtcagcttgttacaagaacagactatctcagtattactgttggtattcatccgcgttcatagtatataacaaaatataaaagtaacttttcttttacatatgagtgaagttatatgtttcatcgtatttaacaactagaattcaattttttattttcaaataatacaagattatggtttccaaatacgaactatattctcCTGCGTCATGTCAGTGTTTCGAATGGGAGCCAATcatgggtatgacagccacgtgcttgtgtttacattaggatttttcttacagcgaaaacagtatagttgaacattttaaattttattgttgctgTACAAAACTTTGACCACTAAGTACTGAATGGATATGctccgttttttttttcagaaaaaaaaaaaaagactagaaACGAAAGcactatttaaatttaaaaaaatagcctCAGAAGAAAGTAGCCTTGAAATCTGAGCCATTTGAACAAAAGCGAGAAGTCTGAATAACGGCAGGACAGCATGAGGGCAAATCAAATTTTTGTAAACCTAAGATTTTTTGGTTTCTAATATAAATAACACAGTGTAACGTCTAATGACATGGTGCTTAATCTTACAAGTCGTTCAAGTCTGTGATTTCTTTGCAATGTCAATAAGATAAGTTCTAGCTTTTAGGCAATTGAAACCCAGACATGGCAAGGTATGTTATGTAATGTAAGAAGCTCTGTGGTACCTGAACAAGGAGAAGACGCCCTTCGATTTGGCAGCAGTGGTGGAGTTCTGTTTGTGAGCCGGCACAGACTCCTCGTCCTCAAAATCTTCTTCCTCCTCAGAGTCGCTCTCCACCTCCAAGTCGCGGATTCCACCCATCATGGAGCCAATAATAATCTGTCACAAATTACTGAATTACCCGAGTGTTATTCACTATCATTCTGCAAAAAATTTTATTAGCAACTTGAATGCATACAAACTCAAGTTCTGCACTTCATAATTGCCGCAGTGAAAACCACTCCAACGAACACATTACATCACTCTTGAAACACAAGCCCTATATCTTACAAACTCTAACAAATGGAATAACAACAATCAAAGTTATAAACACATGAATTCATATAAGGAGTgatgaaattaaaagaagaattaTAACTatcaaaacataaataaaatgtattataaaatgCCAATCCAATAGCCAGTATTGTagtaaataaaatacaacttaaatttaaatacacGCTTTAGCAAGGACAACTACGGAGCTCGGAGGCCCAAAGGTGCTTCATTCCATTGTTTTACATATAACAAACAGAGCCAACTCCGTTATTCCTTTAAGTCCTTGTCGAGAATTTAAACTGATACATCTTCAAGACACAAATTCCTTCGAACTTGATGAGTTGGCCCAGCTGCATGTAATTCTTGGCTATTAATCTTTGAGGGCTCGAGGGAGATAATCTAATATTTCTGTTAGCAATCTTAAGAATACAGAGTCTTAGAAGAGCTGCAGAATATAAGCTTTTGTTCACTGACTGCCATTCTTTCTTAAACCTTTTAAAAAGTTCATTTTCTGGACCATTTGTTGAACCAAAGATGCCGGAGAAGAAGAATTTCCATAATATGGTGCCAGCaaggtatattttaaaatttagtgAAGAAGACCTTGCACAACTAGGAAAGGaatataacaaatgaagagtccactgcaagaatgatagatgtcactttcttgtcgaaaatgaaccaagactgtcaatgcatagcttaagacatatagaatgtacatagagagttatatggcattaacactgatagtcattgtccagtaatgatcggaaaatcacagttaagctttgagcgctaagcatttcaaactttcaattgcttctcctgaaaaatgtattccaaatgacatccatcactcttgcagtggactcttcaaatattttcTTGTAACTAATTCGGATATTGAGAGTGTATGTTAATCTTGTAACTAAAAACTGCCACGTGTTTTGTACTTACACTAActattttggaaatatttttattaacgtCTTTGATGTTACAGGTAAGCAATGTTATTAATCCTTGTACTCAACATGTCATAAAGTGAACGTGACAAATGTTACTAACAAGCCTATCATTTTCCTCCGCTTCTACATCCAATCTGACACAGGAAAACGTATGCAGAAAAATGAATTGCTTGCACACTACCAGGAGAGCTAGTGTCGCTCCAGCTGCACTGTGGAGCGGATCTCCTTCGGCAGAGTGCAGTGCTGCTCATCACGATAATCAAAATGTTCTACGGCACAACTCACCTTGGTGTCAGGCAGGACCTGGTCTCCCTCAGCGGGTTTGTCCTTGGTGTAGTCCAGAGCAGCGAAGTCCTTTGCACTCCCACCCAGGCCCCACACACGGGGCTTCTTCCCTTCCTTCGGTGGCTTTGGGCTTTTTCTGTAAATGTAATGCATACAACAGGACAAGAGACATGTTAACAGGAAATAAGTACTGTTATCCTGAGTTACGAAACTTTCAATTTAACAACAGAATCTCGGAATGCCACTTTCTGGCTTTTAagaattttaatgtaaaaaaataaaataaatatctctaCTGATAGTCTGCTGTCAATTTCGGGGAACAAGATACAGCCAATGTTTGATGTTTggtatttattttaaagaaaatttagaAACGTTCATCTTCTGATCTGCAATTAGTTCATAACTGCTGGATACAGCATTGCTCCTTGAAATCTTAAGGAGGTTTGTGGTCCACATTTTCAGAAATCAATAATTCTTACATGGATCAATGAAACTAAATGCTGATTTCTTTACACTACAACAAGAAGGGatgtgataactgataactgTTCAGTAAGCTGGGATGTTGGATGGTTAgcttacaattttaataatggGATCATTTTTTAGATATTCTAATTTTCTCAAAAAGTTTAGCAATTTTCATCTACAAATTTGTTCTCTAACAGCAGAGTCATAAGAAGTAATGAATATCAGAAATTTCGAAGGCATATGTACTATTGGTAAGCAAAGATGCTGAAGTGACTACTCGAAGCTGTTGCTTTGCATCACTTCTTAATCAGCAAAGATAGCTGCAGCTTTTCACTCCTGCTGCAGGTTGATAAAAACATTCTAGTAGCAttctgttttttaaataaaaattgcttGGTCATGCATTTGATACAGTTTTCACTACCACAGATTCAGAAAGGCAGATTGATGTACAAGTTAATATTCTTTTAATACCAGTGTGAAAAGTATCTCCATACTGCCCTGCAAATGTTTTCTCTTCCCAGTTACACTGAGATGCTCTCCCAAAATCCGAACTGTTTTAGAAAAGTCAAGAGAGGAAGggtataaaaaagttactattGGTCCAGAGAACTCTACGATCAATACTGTGTTCAGATGTCACTCTTTGGAGAGAAGGCCAGTTTGTTCTTCTCCACCGGTCATACTTTTGACCCCTGGCCAAGTCTCTAGTCAACTTTGATCTTTCAGAGGTGAATCTAAGCACTCCCCAAATTAGTAAACCCACTTTCAACTCCACGGATAtttgttcaacaaacaattccagtAGCTCATCACTAATCTGGTCTGCCTAGCAGACGTGTCCTCTGCCACACACTACCTCTGGACCAGCAATTATATCAATAAACAATCAACTTTTCCCTCTCAGCACCAAACTTGACCTTCTTATCCCAACTGCCCTCACCACATCAGAGGAATGCACAGCAGTTCTGAAACTAAACATTTACAGGGTGCCAGTAATACAGACACAATCCAGGAGAATGAGCTTATCTTTAAGGTCAGAAACTGCAAACTGAACCCATTAACATTATCCCATACTTTTCTGACTTGGGGCGAGGACTCTTCCCGCCAGCCGCCACTCTCTGAGCGAGGCGCAGTCGGTTCTGCTGCAACGTCTCCTCATCCAGCTCTCCGTTTGCAGGTGGCCGTGACTCAGTTT contains these protein-coding regions:
- the SrpRalpha gene encoding signal recognition particle receptor subunit alpha homolog isoform X2 — encoded protein: MLDLFTIFSKGGIVLWCFQSTTQIFTPSVNALIRSVILQERTGNNSFEHNALTLKYKLDNEFELVFVVAYQKILQLSYVDKFLNDIHLEFRDMYKTELQEGLYFQGFDDFSSHFRAVLNSAEQWGKHQAKIPKQMRTFEESSKSKKTVASMIERKNDEKENKKSVKAVETESRPPANGELDEETLQQNRLRLAQRVAAGGKSPRPKSEKKSPKPPKEGKKPRVWGLGGSAKDFAALDYTKDKPAEGDQVLPDTKIIIGSMMGGIRDLEVESDSEEEEDFEDEESVPAHKQNSTTAAKSKGVFSLFRGLVGSKNLTREGMQGVLDKLKDHLITKNVATDIAHKLCESVAVKLEGRVLGTFESVANTVKTTLTEALVQILSPKKRVDILRDAMEAKKHGRPYVMTFCGVNGVGKSTNLAKICFWLIENNLRVLIAACDTFRAGAVEQLRTHTRHLNALHPAEKHGGLQMVQLYEKGYGKDAAGIAMEAINFARDMKIDVVLVDTAGRMQDNEPLMRALAKLIKVNGPDLVLFVGEALVGNEAVDQLIKFNQAMADYSSSENPHLIDGIVLTKFDTIDDKVGAAISMTYITGQPIVFVGTGQTYTDLKSLNAKAVVHALMK
- the SrpRalpha gene encoding signal recognition particle receptor subunit alpha homolog isoform X1: MLDLFTIFSKGGIVLWCFQSTTQIFTPSVNALIRSVILQERTGNNSFEHNALTLKYKLDNEFELVFVVAYQKILQLSYVDKFLNDIHLEFRDMYKTELQEGLYFQGFDDFSSHFRAVLNSAEQWGKHQAKIPKQMRTFEESSKSKKTVASMIERKNDEKENKKSGKKKKGVGFVNGEGITNMKAVETESRPPANGELDEETLQQNRLRLAQRVAAGGKSPRPKSEKKSPKPPKEGKKPRVWGLGGSAKDFAALDYTKDKPAEGDQVLPDTKIIIGSMMGGIRDLEVESDSEEEEDFEDEESVPAHKQNSTTAAKSKGVFSLFRGLVGSKNLTREGMQGVLDKLKDHLITKNVATDIAHKLCESVAVKLEGRVLGTFESVANTVKTTLTEALVQILSPKKRVDILRDAMEAKKHGRPYVMTFCGVNGVGKSTNLAKICFWLIENNLRVLIAACDTFRAGAVEQLRTHTRHLNALHPAEKHGGLQMVQLYEKGYGKDAAGIAMEAINFARDMKIDVVLVDTAGRMQDNEPLMRALAKLIKVNGPDLVLFVGEALVGNEAVDQLIKFNQAMADYSSSENPHLIDGIVLTKFDTIDDKVGAAISMTYITGQPIVFVGTGQTYTDLKSLNAKAVVHALMK